Proteins encoded together in one Halalkaliarchaeum sp. AArc-CO window:
- a CDS encoding GHMP kinase yields the protein MAIRAFAPGSVTGLFAPAPAEGGASRGASFAIRDGVVVELEPAAERVVTVDGEPAPFDPVERVLSELGVDAAVDVMPDVPLGHGFGASGAATLATAIAANDAFDLGQARPELVDAAHRAEMAAGTGQGDVFIQDRGGLLWTVGDGVRRTVPTEPVEYATAGGIATGSMLADDAFMEAARRVGSRGLDALKSEPTLQALAERSSEYVDATDVATPFVEREIDRVEEAGGTAGMALFGETVFAVGVDGVLPNRTRVAREGAKLLAVD from the coding sequence ATGGCCATCCGAGCGTTCGCACCCGGTAGTGTCACCGGACTGTTTGCTCCGGCCCCGGCAGAGGGCGGTGCCTCCAGGGGGGCCAGTTTCGCGATCCGTGACGGGGTCGTCGTCGAACTCGAGCCGGCCGCCGAACGCGTCGTCACCGTCGACGGGGAGCCGGCCCCGTTCGACCCCGTCGAACGCGTCCTCTCGGAGCTCGGCGTCGACGCCGCGGTCGACGTGATGCCCGACGTGCCGCTCGGTCACGGGTTCGGCGCGAGCGGCGCTGCGACGCTCGCGACTGCGATCGCCGCGAACGACGCGTTCGATCTAGGACAGGCCCGCCCGGAACTGGTCGACGCCGCCCATCGAGCGGAGATGGCTGCCGGAACGGGACAGGGCGACGTGTTCATTCAGGATCGGGGCGGTCTGCTGTGGACCGTCGGCGATGGCGTCCGGCGGACGGTCCCCACCGAACCAGTTGAGTACGCCACCGCCGGCGGAATCGCGACCGGATCGATGCTCGCAGACGACGCGTTCATGGAGGCGGCACGTCGGGTCGGCTCCCGTGGACTGGATGCGCTCAAGTCGGAGCCGACCCTGCAGGCGCTCGCAGAACGCTCCAGTGAGTACGTCGACGCAACCGACGTCGCGACGCCGTTCGTCGAGCGAGAGATCGACCGGGTCGAGGAAGCCGGCGGCACGGCGGGGATGGCACTGTTCGGCGAGACTGTCTTCGCGGTCGGGGTCGATGGTGTCCTCCCGAACCGGACGCGGGTGGCCAGAGAGGGGGCGAAACTGCTGGCTGTAGACTAG
- a CDS encoding DUF2391 domain-containing protein, translating to MTDEPDPRADDPGGRPRTHSEAVGGQNKPDIDRENPDVSDLLTELAALEDAVDEDHEQQKVRQTIALVERMPSSRAFTRRVSKYTTRDIAESFVGSILISLPLLVEDGVYDIGDHFLAVTVVGVPMFLLANVAFIVFLSAGLMYYADFRDVDVQRILGIVPRRLLGVLVVSLVTATTLMTMWGRVEGWEDPWVAFARISVIWTAAAFGAALGDILPGESEGPDIRERIDSFTDAVGGDD from the coding sequence ATGACCGACGAACCCGATCCCAGGGCGGACGATCCGGGGGGACGGCCGCGCACCCATTCCGAGGCTGTCGGAGGGCAGAATAAACCCGACATCGACCGGGAGAACCCGGACGTGTCGGATCTCCTCACGGAGCTTGCCGCACTCGAAGACGCCGTCGACGAGGATCACGAGCAACAGAAAGTACGACAGACGATCGCCCTCGTCGAGCGGATGCCCAGTAGCCGGGCGTTCACCCGGCGCGTGAGCAAGTACACGACGCGGGACATCGCGGAGTCGTTCGTCGGCAGCATCCTGATCTCGCTGCCACTTCTCGTCGAGGACGGCGTCTACGACATCGGCGACCACTTCCTCGCAGTGACCGTCGTCGGCGTCCCGATGTTCCTCCTCGCCAACGTGGCGTTCATCGTCTTCCTGTCGGCCGGACTGATGTACTACGCGGATTTTCGGGACGTCGACGTACAGCGCATCCTCGGTATCGTTCCCCGTCGGCTCCTCGGCGTCCTCGTCGTATCACTCGTCACGGCGACAACGCTCATGACGATGTGGGGTCGCGTCGAGGGGTGGGAGGACCCCTGGGTCGCGTTCGCCCGGATCTCGGTCATCTGGACGGCTGCCGCGTTCGGCGCGGCGCTGGGTGACATTCTTCCCGGCGAGTCGGAGGGGCCGGACATCCGCGAGCGGATCGACTCCTTTACCGACGCAGTCGGTGGCGACGACTAG
- a CDS encoding Sir2 family NAD-dependent protein deacetylase: MERSEDLAALASDLREADTAIALTGAGLSAASGIPTFRGEDGIWGEEFSEADFHISRFERDPAGFWEDRLELNGLLRPDGIEPNTAHEALADLENAGTLDAVVTQNTDGLHDAAGTGTVLELHGNADRVVCHRCGRTKPATEIHDRIRSGENPPTCGDCNGVYKPDVVLFGELLSREVLKRTRRLAEDSDVIVAAGSSLQVDPAASLPSYQRDGVLAIVNFEETRYASRATYTFREDVTELLPALATRVLKCDPE, translated from the coding sequence ATGGAACGAAGCGAAGATCTCGCCGCGCTGGCCAGCGACCTTCGTGAGGCCGACACCGCGATCGCGCTCACCGGGGCGGGTCTGTCGGCCGCCTCGGGGATCCCGACGTTCCGGGGTGAAGACGGGATCTGGGGCGAGGAGTTCTCCGAGGCGGATTTTCATATCAGTCGCTTCGAGCGTGATCCCGCGGGGTTCTGGGAGGACCGCCTCGAGTTGAACGGGTTACTCCGGCCCGACGGAATCGAACCGAACACGGCACACGAGGCGCTCGCCGACCTCGAGAACGCCGGAACCCTCGACGCCGTGGTTACTCAGAACACGGACGGGTTACACGACGCCGCCGGTACCGGAACGGTTCTGGAGCTGCACGGTAACGCCGACCGAGTGGTCTGTCACAGATGCGGGCGAACGAAACCGGCCACCGAGATCCACGACCGGATCCGGTCCGGGGAGAACCCGCCGACGTGTGGCGACTGCAACGGCGTTTACAAGCCGGACGTCGTGCTGTTCGGCGAATTACTTTCCAGGGAGGTCCTCAAACGTACCCGTCGGCTTGCGGAAGACAGCGACGTGATCGTCGCCGCCGGCTCCTCGCTGCAGGTGGACCCGGCCGCATCGTTGCCCAGCTACCAGCGGGACGGCGTGCTGGCGATCGTCAATTTCGAGGAGACTCGGTACGCCTCGCGGGCGACGTACACGTTTCGCGAAGACGTCACCGAACTGCTGCCCGCTCTCGCAACGCGAGTGTTGAAGTGCGATCCGGAGTGA
- a CDS encoding RimK/LysX family protein yields MSEEPVRVGVLSLHNSKETKAICNAIDDLGHEGIWLRRENAAVSIEDGDVSVEPDVDVIANRLLLSNTEEPAEALGLATTFNRIRPMLNEPGAVLTAIHKFATAATLADWNIRVPDALLALSNERLNQDRERFGDVGVYKTAIGTHGGGTWKVDLTEPVNPKVGNRQAFLQELIDRDGEKHRDLRVYVVGEKIVGAMYRYAPEGDWRTNVALGGAVEDATDMPEEAAETALYATEVIGLDYAGVDLVEGYDGWYVLEVNPTAGFKGLFEATGVSPAPHIAKHAIETVGGEVDEDRVEGLSTTLDDSRPASAPRPSRTGLGETPLIGYIEEVLVIGTSGSKQAHAKSDTGATRTSIDTQLAAEIGAGPIKSMTRVKSGSMKTGTARPVVDLVIGIGGNQHTVTASVEDRSHMEYPLLLGRDILQHYRVDVRKRVDDAVEEDEREEEYLE; encoded by the coding sequence ATGTCAGAGGAGCCAGTCCGAGTGGGCGTACTGTCGCTGCACAACAGCAAGGAGACGAAAGCGATCTGCAACGCGATCGACGACCTGGGACACGAGGGGATCTGGCTCCGACGAGAGAACGCTGCGGTCTCGATCGAGGACGGCGACGTGAGCGTCGAACCCGACGTCGACGTTATCGCGAACCGGCTGTTGCTCTCGAACACCGAAGAGCCAGCCGAAGCGCTCGGGCTCGCGACGACGTTCAATCGCATCCGTCCGATGCTCAACGAGCCCGGCGCCGTTCTCACGGCGATCCACAAGTTCGCGACCGCCGCAACGTTGGCCGACTGGAACATCCGCGTCCCGGACGCCCTGCTCGCGCTGTCGAACGAACGGCTCAACCAGGACCGCGAACGCTTCGGCGACGTCGGCGTCTACAAAACCGCGATCGGAACTCACGGCGGCGGTACCTGGAAGGTCGATCTCACCGAACCGGTGAACCCGAAGGTCGGAAACCGGCAGGCGTTCCTCCAGGAGTTGATAGACAGGGACGGCGAGAAGCATCGAGACCTGCGCGTGTACGTCGTGGGCGAGAAGATCGTCGGCGCGATGTACCGGTACGCCCCCGAAGGCGACTGGCGGACGAACGTCGCGCTCGGGGGCGCCGTCGAGGACGCGACCGACATGCCCGAGGAGGCCGCCGAAACCGCGCTGTACGCGACCGAGGTCATCGGCCTCGACTACGCAGGCGTCGACCTCGTCGAGGGGTACGACGGCTGGTACGTGCTGGAGGTGAACCCGACGGCGGGATTCAAGGGACTGTTCGAGGCGACCGGCGTCTCGCCCGCCCCGCACATCGCGAAACACGCGATCGAGACAGTCGGCGGCGAGGTCGACGAGGACCGCGTCGAGGGGCTTTCGACGACGCTGGACGACTCACGGCCGGCCTCGGCACCGAGACCGAGCCGGACCGGTCTCGGAGAAACGCCGCTCATCGGCTACATCGAGGAAGTGCTGGTCATCGGAACGAGCGGCTCGAAACAGGCCCACGCCAAGTCCGACACCGGCGCGACGCGGACGAGCATCGACACCCAGCTCGCCGCCGAGATCGGCGCCGGACCGATAAAGAGCATGACCCGCGTGAAGTCGGGGAGCATGAAGACCGGCACAGCCAGGCCCGTTGTCGACCTCGTGATCGGGATCGGCGGCAACCAGCACACCGTCACCGCGAGCGTGGAGGACCGCTCACACATGGAGTACCCGCTGTTGCTCGGGCGCGACATCCTCCAGCATTACCGGGTCGACGTGCGAAAGCGGGTCGACGACGCAGTCGAGGAAGACGAACGGGAAGAGGAGTATCTGGAGTGA